The sequence TTCATCAGAAATATCTTTTTCTTTTTTTTCGAGAAAGCGGTGCCTGACAAAAAGAGCTTCGGAATTGTCAGTGCGTAGATCTAAATATTTTTTAATCCAATCACGGGCTGATTCGGACAAAAAGACCACTCGGCCTTTGCCGCCTTTACCAAGAATCGAAAATTCACCTTGTTTTAAATTGACGTTTCCTTTTTTTAATTTGACCAATTCAGAAACGCGCAAGCCGGTAGAGAAAAGCGTTTCCAAAATCGCCCGGTCACGAAGCCCGATAATTTGGTTTTTTTCGGTTTGTGTCGCCTGAAAAAGTTTTTCTAATTCCTCGGGTTCCAAAAAAGTAATTTCTTTTTCTTCAATGCTGGCTAATTCAATTTGATCTGCAGACAAACTTTTGATTTTTCTCTTGGCTAAATATTTCAACAAGGAACGCAGGGCGATTAAGTGGTAATTTTGAGTTTTCTTCTGCAAATAATTGCCTTTTTCATCCTTAAAGCGGTTTAAGTACAAACGATATTTTCGCATCAAATCAGCAGTAATTTTTGAGGGGGTAATGTCTTTAGAAAATTCCATAAACCTTTGGAGATAATGGTCATAATTTTGAACGGTCATTTCCGAATGACCTTTTTCAATTTCGCAATATTCTAAAAAATCGGCAATTAAATCTGAAAGACGCATTTTGCCTCCCTGGTAGGTTTTAATTATTTCTTAATTCTTATTTTACCTCATTTACTCCTAAATTCAAATATGGTAAAATTGGCTTATGAACAAATTGGTTTTCATCGACCATCAAATTTTTGATTTTATGAATAGTTTTGCCGGCCAAAATTATATTTTAGACCGGATATTTTCAATTACGGCTTTTTATTTTGTTTATTCGGTGCCGGTAATTTTATTATTTTGCTGGTTTTATTCTGATGACCTAAAAAAAGCTTCTTTTAAAGCTTTTTTCGCGGGAATGTTAGCCTGGTTTGGAGTTTCAAATTTAGTCGGTTCATTATATTTTCGACCCAGACCCTTTATTGCAGATGAACAAATCAAAGAATTGCTTTTTCACCGTCCAGATCGATCTTTTCCATCCGATCACGCGGCATTATTATTTGCAATCGCTTTCACCTTTTGGTTTTTAGGATATCGAAAACTTGGTTTAGGCTTTTTTGCGATTTCGGTGGCAGTTGTTATAATGAGGATAGTGGTAGGAATTCATTATCCAGCAGATGTCGCGGCAGGCACACTAATTGGATTAGCGATGGCAGTTTTGGTTTTAATTTTAAATAAGCAATTAGATCATTTAGTCGCGCCGATTATTAGGATTGCCAAAAAGGTAAAATTAGGATGACCATTGCTGTTGATTTGAAAAACCGATTTTTAGACGCTCTCTCATTTGTCATTTCCGGGATTTTTAGCCCGTATTTACTGAGCGTTTTTTTTGTTTTAGCAGTTGCTTTTATTAGTACCGTGGACGTCACCAAATTTTTGCCTTGGATATTGGTTGGTTTGTTTTTCTTA comes from Patescibacteria group bacterium and encodes:
- a CDS encoding tyrosine-type recombinase/integrase; amino-acid sequence: MRLSDLIADFLEYCEIEKGHSEMTVQNYDHYLQRFMEFSKDITPSKITADLMRKYRLYLNRFKDEKGNYLQKKTQNYHLIALRSLLKYLAKRKIKSLSADQIELASIEEKEITFLEPEELEKLFQATQTEKNQIIGLRDRAILETLFSTGLRVSELVKLKKGNVNLKQGEFSILGKGGKGRVVFLSESARDWIKKYLDLRTDNSEALFVRHRFLEKKEKDISDEFESFAHLTPRTIQRIVRKYSIRAGITKPVTVHTLRHSFATDLLRSGADIRSVQAMLGHSSITTTQVYTHITDQHLKETHQKYHGKNKSKKEVAE
- a CDS encoding phosphatase PAP2 family protein: MNKLVFIDHQIFDFMNSFAGQNYILDRIFSITAFYFVYSVPVILLFCWFYSDDLKKASFKAFFAGMLAWFGVSNLVGSLYFRPRPFIADEQIKELLFHRPDRSFPSDHAALLFAIAFTFWFLGYRKLGLGFFAISVAVVIMRIVVGIHYPADVAAGTLIGLAMAVLVLILNKQLDHLVAPIIRIAKKVKLG